The following coding sequences are from one Prosthecobacter vanneervenii window:
- the proC gene encoding pyrroline-5-carboxylate reductase encodes MKLGLIGCGKMGGALLRGVEQALGKGGLQVALSDVVPEAVAALGQCLRCKVTTGTPAEAAAVSDVIILAVKPGDMKPLCEALGQVPGSRLYLSIAAGISLTHLETWLGEKQRVIRSMPNTPALVGRGAAAFARGAKATAKDAALAAKILGAVGTADEVAEKLLDAVTGLSGSGPAYIYTVIEALADGGVLMGLPRAAALRLAAQTVAGAAEMVLSTGKHPASLRDEVTSPGGTTIAGLEKLEQHGLRNAMIQAVRAATEKSKALGA; translated from the coding sequence ATGAAACTCGGACTTATCGGTTGTGGCAAAATGGGTGGCGCACTTCTCCGCGGTGTGGAGCAGGCGCTTGGAAAAGGCGGCCTGCAGGTGGCGCTCAGCGATGTCGTGCCCGAAGCCGTGGCCGCCCTGGGCCAGTGTCTCCGCTGCAAAGTCACCACCGGCACCCCGGCCGAAGCCGCCGCTGTTTCCGATGTCATCATCCTCGCTGTCAAACCCGGCGACATGAAGCCTCTCTGCGAAGCTCTCGGCCAGGTCCCCGGCTCCCGCCTTTATCTCAGCATCGCCGCTGGCATCTCGCTCACCCACCTCGAAACCTGGCTCGGTGAAAAGCAGCGCGTCATCCGCAGCATGCCCAATACTCCCGCACTCGTCGGCCGTGGTGCGGCCGCCTTTGCTCGTGGTGCCAAGGCCACCGCCAAAGACGCTGCGCTCGCCGCCAAAATCCTCGGTGCCGTCGGCACCGCCGACGAGGTCGCTGAAAAGCTGCTCGATGCCGTCACCGGTCTTTCCGGCAGCGGCCCCGCCTACATTTACACCGTCATCGAGGCCCTGGCTGATGGCGGCGTCCTCATGGGGCTGCCCCGCGCTGCCGCCCTGCGCCTCGCCGCACAGACCGTTGCAGGCGCTGCCGAGATGGTCCTCAGCACTGGCAAGCACCCTGCGTCATTGCGCGATGAAGTCACCAGCCCCGGCGGCACGACCATTGCCGGACTGGAAAAGCTGGAGCAGCACGGCTTGCGAAATGCAATGATCCAAGCCGTCCGCGCGGCTACCGAGAAGAGCAAAGCCCTCGGCGCTTAA
- a CDS encoding glycine-rich domain-containing protein has translation MNATHDPLWLKLQDFAFDHPGDALTFTRRLARENRWSPEFARRVVDEYRRFLFLALRAGHAVTPSDEVDQAWHLHLVYTRSYWEDLCQGVLGRALHHGPTRGGRVEDDRFERQYADTKASYTRWFGQEPPADIWPPAEIRFAPRARFARVDVAAFWMLPKERISRALAACLITALSLLSLAACDAKTGGIQWGNVVLLVFLLFVIGMVVRAARRGGGGKGDGSGCGAGCGGGAAGCSGTGHHSDGGSHSGCSSDGGSSGCSSGCGGGGCGGGGD, from the coding sequence ATGAACGCGACTCATGATCCGCTGTGGCTCAAGCTCCAGGACTTCGCCTTCGACCATCCCGGCGACGCTCTCACCTTCACCCGCCGCCTCGCACGGGAAAACCGCTGGTCGCCCGAGTTCGCACGGCGCGTAGTGGATGAGTATCGCCGCTTCCTGTTTCTGGCCCTCCGTGCTGGGCATGCGGTCACACCCTCCGATGAGGTTGATCAGGCCTGGCACCTGCACCTCGTTTACACCCGCTCTTATTGGGAGGATCTCTGCCAGGGCGTTCTTGGCCGTGCATTGCATCATGGACCCACGCGCGGGGGCAGGGTGGAGGACGATCGTTTCGAGCGCCAGTATGCTGACACCAAAGCCAGCTACACCCGCTGGTTTGGCCAGGAGCCTCCTGCCGACATCTGGCCCCCGGCGGAAATCCGTTTCGCCCCCCGGGCTCGTTTCGCACGGGTGGACGTGGCGGCTTTCTGGATGCTGCCCAAAGAGCGAATCAGCCGTGCGCTCGCTGCCTGCCTGATCACCGCGCTGTCACTGCTGAGCCTGGCGGCCTGCGATGCAAAAACGGGCGGCATCCAGTGGGGGAATGTGGTGCTGTTGGTTTTCCTGCTCTTCGTCATTGGCATGGTAGTCAGGGCTGCACGCCGGGGCGGCGGAGGCAAAGGCGATGGCAGCGGCTGCGGAGCCGGCTGTGGTGGTGGTGCCGCTGGTTGTTCGGGGACGGGGCATCACTCTGACGGCGGTTCTCACAGCGGTTGTTCATCCGATGGCGGGTCCTCTGGCTGCAGTTCCGGCTGCGGCGGCGGTGGTTGTGGAGGTGGCGGAGACTGA
- a CDS encoding NADPH-dependent assimilatory sulfite reductase hemoprotein subunit, with translation MSKASVEDIKLASAGLRGQLAEQFADTSTPNIPEDSNILLKHHGSYQQDDRDVRAERTKAKLEKAWSFMIRSKMPGGRITAKQWLIHDDLCTKAMGNMRLTNRQGIQLHGVLKGGLKEVIHNVCHSGLSTMGACGDVVRNTMGPAAPIKDAVHADTQKLTEEISQRFLWRSQAYADIWLDGEKLEPNWIQDPEVNPAVREVTKAAEGDDPIYGKVYLPRKFKIGVAIQPCNDADIFSQDVGLVPHVVNGEVEGYTITVGGGFGMSHGQLTTRPFLGQPLLYAKRANVVDAIEAIVTTQRDHGNRTERKNARLKYTVQTMGLDGFRAEVVRRLPGIETFPPKALSFDTVEDNLGWHEQGDGKLYCAVHVSMGRIVDRENGPHYRSAFAEIAKTLDLPYIVTPNTNLIIAEVAPEQKAAVDAILAKHGVVHADGMTRARKVAHACVALPTCGLALSESERVLPGFMDKIDEALRELGLENEPILFRMTGCPNGCGRPYNADFGFVGRSPNKYAMFVGGSVRGDRLAGLEFKTVLGEEVPVKVRAFLEAFKAERKDGEIFADWFARTRTKGEAPTPEQFHIELAERAAKLAGAKASEEG, from the coding sequence ATGAGCAAAGCCTCCGTCGAAGACATCAAACTCGCCTCTGCGGGCCTGCGTGGCCAACTGGCCGAGCAGTTCGCTGATACCAGCACCCCGAACATCCCGGAGGACTCCAACATCCTGCTCAAGCACCACGGCTCCTACCAACAGGACGACCGCGATGTGCGCGCCGAACGCACCAAGGCCAAGCTGGAAAAGGCCTGGAGCTTCATGATTCGCAGCAAGATGCCCGGCGGCCGTATCACCGCCAAGCAGTGGCTCATTCATGACGACCTGTGCACCAAGGCCATGGGCAACATGCGCCTGACCAACCGCCAGGGCATCCAGCTGCACGGCGTGCTCAAGGGCGGGCTGAAGGAAGTCATTCATAATGTGTGCCATAGCGGTCTGAGCACGATGGGCGCCTGCGGCGACGTGGTGCGCAACACGATGGGCCCCGCCGCCCCGATCAAGGACGCCGTGCATGCTGATACTCAGAAGCTTACGGAGGAGATCAGCCAGCGCTTCCTGTGGCGCAGCCAAGCCTACGCCGACATCTGGCTGGATGGCGAAAAGCTGGAGCCCAACTGGATCCAAGACCCCGAGGTGAACCCTGCCGTCCGTGAAGTGACGAAGGCCGCCGAGGGCGACGACCCCATCTATGGCAAGGTCTATCTGCCGCGTAAGTTCAAGATCGGCGTGGCCATCCAGCCCTGCAATGACGCGGACATCTTCTCCCAGGACGTGGGCCTCGTGCCTCACGTGGTGAATGGGGAAGTGGAAGGCTACACGATCACGGTGGGCGGCGGCTTTGGCATGAGCCACGGCCAGCTGACGACCCGCCCCTTCCTGGGCCAGCCGCTGCTGTATGCGAAGCGTGCGAACGTCGTCGATGCCATCGAGGCCATCGTGACGACTCAGCGCGACCATGGCAACCGTACCGAGCGCAAAAACGCCCGCCTGAAGTACACCGTGCAGACGATGGGTCTGGATGGCTTCCGCGCCGAGGTGGTGCGCCGCCTGCCGGGCATCGAGACCTTCCCGCCGAAGGCGCTGAGCTTTGACACCGTGGAAGACAATCTGGGCTGGCACGAGCAGGGTGACGGCAAGCTGTACTGCGCCGTGCACGTGAGCATGGGCCGCATCGTGGACCGTGAAAACGGCCCGCACTACCGCAGCGCCTTTGCGGAGATCGCCAAGACGCTGGACCTGCCCTACATCGTCACGCCGAACACGAACCTGATCATCGCCGAAGTCGCCCCTGAGCAGAAGGCTGCGGTGGATGCCATTCTGGCCAAGCACGGTGTCGTGCATGCCGACGGCATGACCCGCGCCCGCAAGGTGGCACACGCCTGCGTGGCTCTGCCCACCTGCGGCCTGGCCCTGAGCGAATCTGAGCGCGTGCTGCCCGGATTCATGGACAAGATCGATGAGGCGCTGCGCGAGCTGGGCCTGGAAAACGAGCCGATCCTCTTCCGCATGACCGGCTGCCCCAACGGCTGCGGTCGCCCCTACAACGCCGACTTCGGCTTTGTGGGCCGCTCGCCGAACAAGTACGCCATGTTTGTGGGTGGCAGTGTGCGTGGCGACCGCCTCGCAGGGCTGGAGTTCAAGACCGTCCTCGGTGAAGAAGTCCCCGTCAAGGTCCGCGCCTTCCTGGAAGCCTTCAAGGCCGAGCGCAAGGATGGCGAGATCTTTGCCGACTGGTTCGCCCGCACCCGCACCAAGGGTGAAGCCCCGACACCGGAGCAGTTCCACATCGAACTGGCTGAGCGCGCCGCCAAACTGGCCGGTGCCAAGGCATCCGAAGAGGGCTGA
- a CDS encoding c-type cytochrome domain-containing protein, with protein sequence MKFSFFFALALTTVTASAVDYKSQVAIIFRTKCYACHSVTKKVKGKLALDDDKISEQIGPGKNIIPGKGAQSTMYVNCTLPNDDGDVMPPEGKNRLTDAELATLKAWIDEGASLTGGGAAPAPAPATAPAGGVMKWTNTEGKTIEAEFMGLQGDSVLLKIPSTGTTHILPLAKLSAESQAQAKAAQK encoded by the coding sequence ATGAAATTCAGCTTTTTCTTCGCCCTCGCCCTGACCACCGTTACCGCCTCTGCGGTCGATTACAAATCCCAGGTCGCCATCATCTTCCGTACCAAATGCTACGCCTGCCACAGCGTCACCAAGAAGGTCAAAGGCAAGCTCGCGCTCGATGACGACAAGATTTCCGAGCAGATCGGGCCCGGCAAAAACATCATCCCCGGCAAAGGCGCGCAGAGCACCATGTACGTCAATTGCACCCTGCCCAATGACGATGGAGATGTGATGCCCCCCGAAGGCAAAAACCGCCTGACCGATGCCGAGCTGGCCACCCTCAAGGCTTGGATCGACGAAGGTGCCAGCCTCACCGGCGGCGGTGCCGCTCCTGCGCCTGCACCCGCCACAGCACCCGCGGGTGGCGTCATGAAGTGGACCAACACCGAGGGCAAGACCATCGAGGCCGAGTTCATGGGCCTGCAGGGAGACAGCGTCCTGCTCAAGATCCCCTCCACCGGCACCACGCACATCCTGCCCCTGGCCAAGCTCTCTGCTGAAAGCCAGGCACAGGCCAAGGCTGCTCAGAAATAA
- a CDS encoding prenyltransferase/squalene oxidase repeat-containing protein, giving the protein MRFPRHFAAISLLLFHSTAWAEMRVWTNSSGQLIEAEMLGVNVEKRAVKVRLKNGTEFEIPIENLSPPDKAYAREHWAAMQKEAPAGAPSAAGGSTAAIPDAVLKSLPSSIRTRVDPAARQEALRQGGGTPEMEAAVVTSLDLFATTQNPDGSWGRNNKGAMTGFVLQCFLGHGETADSAKYGDAVMKGLMYLINLGGQNPHGIYSASWNTQTGGAGTYEHAIATTAVGEAYLMARLGTKALPGLRESFEKAIHTIIEQQTEKGSWTYGGDTIVYNPKGSYDLSLANWHFQALKVAQETGLKIDGLGPCVKKAVRYIESMQTKEGGFGSTVRDAHYNQWSLSGGAAAGCFLLGGSDSKEARRGVKFITGFLQAEPPDWNKNCNLYSWYGYSNALFLNGGIEWRNFASKVMPQILAAQDPTGSFKHGRPSWPASDAADATYRQALCTLMLERFYR; this is encoded by the coding sequence ATGCGATTCCCCCGGCATTTTGCAGCCATCAGCCTTCTGCTCTTTCACAGCACGGCATGGGCGGAAATGCGAGTCTGGACCAATTCCAGCGGCCAGCTCATCGAGGCCGAAATGCTCGGGGTGAATGTCGAGAAGCGTGCAGTCAAAGTCCGTCTCAAAAACGGCACGGAATTCGAGATCCCCATCGAAAACCTCAGCCCGCCTGACAAGGCCTATGCCAGGGAGCACTGGGCTGCCATGCAGAAAGAAGCACCCGCAGGCGCTCCTTCAGCGGCAGGTGGTTCCACGGCGGCCATTCCAGACGCCGTGCTCAAAAGCCTGCCTTCATCCATCCGCACCCGGGTGGACCCCGCCGCCCGTCAGGAGGCCCTGCGCCAGGGCGGTGGTACGCCGGAGATGGAGGCGGCCGTGGTCACTTCTTTGGATCTCTTTGCAACCACCCAGAACCCCGATGGCTCCTGGGGCCGCAACAACAAAGGCGCCATGACTGGCTTCGTGCTCCAGTGTTTCCTTGGCCATGGCGAGACCGCAGACTCCGCCAAGTATGGAGACGCCGTGATGAAGGGCCTCATGTATCTCATCAATCTCGGAGGTCAGAACCCCCACGGTATCTATTCTGCATCATGGAACACTCAGACTGGCGGCGCAGGCACTTACGAGCATGCCATCGCCACCACGGCAGTCGGAGAGGCCTACCTCATGGCCCGGCTCGGCACCAAGGCGCTCCCTGGTCTGCGGGAGAGTTTTGAAAAAGCCATCCATACCATCATTGAACAGCAGACCGAAAAAGGCTCCTGGACCTATGGCGGAGACACCATCGTGTACAACCCCAAAGGCAGCTATGACCTCTCTCTGGCCAACTGGCACTTCCAGGCGCTGAAAGTGGCGCAGGAAACCGGCTTGAAAATCGACGGCCTTGGCCCATGCGTTAAAAAAGCGGTGCGCTATATCGAGTCTATGCAGACCAAGGAAGGAGGCTTTGGCAGCACTGTCAGGGACGCTCACTACAATCAGTGGTCCCTCAGCGGCGGAGCCGCCGCAGGTTGTTTCCTGCTCGGTGGCAGCGATTCCAAAGAAGCCAGACGCGGCGTCAAATTCATCACCGGCTTCCTTCAGGCCGAGCCCCCGGATTGGAACAAAAACTGCAATCTCTACTCCTGGTACGGCTACAGCAATGCTCTCTTCCTGAATGGTGGCATAGAGTGGAGAAACTTTGCCTCAAAGGTCATGCCTCAAATCCTGGCCGCCCAGGATCCCACAGGTTCCTTCAAGCACGGCCGCCCCAGCTGGCCTGCGTCAGATGCTGCCGACGCCACCTACCGGCAGGCGCTCTGCACCTTGATGCTCGAGCGCTTCTACCGCTGA
- a CDS encoding DNA alkylation repair protein, with the protein MPAEPAPESAPQLKEWFDAARHRAIAKELVQLAPKFREEVFLDHVLKGLEARSLMQRVHECAVAVEAALPGSYQQKVKVLQELAPRIGHEFVTIFLGDFVATFGLKEFDFSMEALRFFTVFGTAEFAVRPFIVADQKRALQTMHAWTADPDEKVRRLASEGSRPRLPWGMRLQSLVRDPAPTAAILDALKDDDSLFVRRSVANHLNDITKDHHEYVLQRLEGWELERDHLRWIAKHACRTLIKRGHPRALKLFGFGKKAEATAKLTAAPAVLKLGQRLTLTAKVTSTSNRVQRLAIDYVVHYVKASGGSAEKVFKWTELDLPARGEIELSKSQVMKDFTTRKHYAGKHRVEMQINGERVAETVFVLS; encoded by the coding sequence ATGCCCGCCGAACCAGCCCCTGAATCCGCACCCCAGCTCAAAGAGTGGTTTGATGCCGCAAGGCATCGTGCCATCGCGAAAGAGCTGGTGCAGCTAGCGCCGAAATTTCGTGAGGAGGTTTTTCTTGATCATGTGCTGAAGGGCCTGGAAGCACGGAGCCTGATGCAGCGGGTGCATGAATGCGCGGTAGCGGTGGAGGCTGCGCTGCCGGGCAGCTATCAGCAGAAGGTCAAAGTGCTGCAGGAGCTGGCGCCGCGCATCGGGCATGAGTTTGTGACCATCTTTCTGGGGGACTTTGTGGCGACGTTTGGCCTGAAGGAATTTGATTTCTCGATGGAGGCGCTGCGGTTTTTCACGGTCTTTGGCACGGCAGAGTTTGCGGTAAGGCCCTTCATTGTGGCGGATCAAAAACGTGCGCTGCAGACGATGCATGCGTGGACGGCTGATCCTGATGAGAAAGTGCGCCGACTGGCCAGCGAGGGCTCGCGCCCGCGCCTGCCCTGGGGCATGCGCCTGCAGTCGCTGGTGCGAGACCCTGCGCCCACAGCGGCGATCCTGGACGCGCTGAAGGATGATGATTCCCTCTTTGTGCGGCGCTCGGTGGCCAATCATCTCAATGACATCACGAAAGATCATCATGAGTACGTTTTGCAACGACTCGAAGGGTGGGAGCTGGAGCGCGATCATCTGCGCTGGATAGCCAAGCATGCGTGCCGGACGCTGATCAAGCGCGGGCATCCGCGTGCGCTGAAGCTCTTTGGCTTTGGAAAAAAGGCGGAGGCCACGGCAAAGCTGACTGCTGCTCCCGCAGTGCTTAAGCTGGGACAGCGACTCACGCTCACGGCAAAGGTCACTTCCACCAGCAACCGGGTGCAGCGGCTGGCGATCGACTACGTGGTGCACTACGTGAAAGCGAGTGGTGGCAGTGCGGAGAAGGTCTTCAAGTGGACGGAGCTTGATCTGCCTGCGCGTGGGGAGATCGAGCTCAGCAAGTCGCAAGTGATGAAAGACTTCACCACCCGAAAACATTATGCCGGAAAGCACCGGGTGGAGATGCAGATCAACGGCGAGCGTGTGGCGGAGACGGTGTTTGTGCTGTCTTGA
- a CDS encoding 3-keto-disaccharide hydrolase — MPRWNLLPVLLLLAAPCTCRSEEWMTLFNGRDLTGWRANVMPESFTVVDGAIRAQATKPSAHLFYAGDLKTGFMSFKNFVLEATCRSEPNSNSGIFIHTDLSTRDKALHLAKGYEIQLNSTVKEKRKTGSLYAVVDLAQSPVDESQWFKVRVTVDGKHITIHLNDKQVVDYTEPENVTRPPERAGRVINPQGGGIALQAHDPGSVFYFKEIRIKPLP; from the coding sequence ATGCCCCGCTGGAATCTCCTGCCCGTCCTGCTGCTGCTCGCAGCTCCATGCACGTGCCGCTCTGAAGAATGGATGACGCTTTTCAACGGCCGCGATCTGACCGGCTGGCGGGCGAATGTGATGCCGGAGTCCTTCACTGTAGTGGATGGAGCGATCCGCGCCCAGGCCACCAAGCCGAGCGCTCATCTCTTTTATGCGGGCGACCTCAAAACCGGCTTCATGAGCTTCAAGAACTTCGTGCTCGAAGCCACCTGCCGGAGCGAGCCGAACTCCAACTCAGGCATCTTCATCCACACAGACCTGAGCACGCGGGATAAAGCCCTGCATCTGGCGAAAGGCTACGAGATCCAGCTCAACAGCACCGTGAAGGAGAAGCGCAAGACGGGGAGCCTGTACGCAGTGGTGGATCTGGCGCAGTCTCCCGTGGATGAGAGCCAGTGGTTCAAGGTGCGTGTGACGGTGGATGGAAAGCACATCACCATTCATCTCAATGACAAGCAGGTGGTGGACTACACCGAGCCGGAGAATGTGACGCGCCCGCCTGAGCGTGCCGGACGTGTGATCAATCCGCAGGGCGGCGGGATAGCGCTGCAGGCGCATGACCCGGGAAGCGTCTTTTATTTCAAGGAAATCCGCATCAAGCCCCTGCCTTAA